GACCTTTCGAACGGTCCGACGCGCCCGGTCCGTCCGCTTATCGTGTTTCGTTCAGGAGCAAAAGCAAGCAGACTGTGCGGTCTCGAACTTGCCCGCTGCCTTCCAAACCTTTTCCGGAAAAGTTCACTGATATTCACGAATACCGGTAATTCCAGGACTTTCGACGCATAAGCGAACTGCAGTGGTCCCGTTTTTTACGGTTTCTTCGGTGACGACCGAACTCTTTGGGCCAAAACTTGCTCCTCATAGCTGTCGGACGCATTCCGTCTTTGAATCCCGGAGCCTTGACCGGCCCGAGAGGGGAAAGGGAAGGTGGACGTCAACCCATCAATCGTGAAGCCATCCATGAAACGTCGAGCATTTACCCTGATCGAGCTCCTCGTCGTAATCGCGATCATCGCGATCCTTGCGGCGATCCTCTTCCCTGTCTTCGCCCAGGCGAAGGAAGCTGCCAAGAAGACGGCCGACCTGTCGAACCATAAGCAGGTCACGCTGGCCTTCATGCAGTACCTTCCTGACAACGACGACGTCTTCCCGCTGGGCTTCGGCCTCCGCGGCGACGCCCAGTCGTGGGCCTGGAACTACAGTCAATACTTCCCGCACAACTGGCCGAGCGGAGCGGGCAGCGACGGTTCCTATGCGATCCGCGCCTACTCTTCGCCTGTCGCTTGGGCCAACACGGTCCAGCCGTACAGCAAGAGCATCCAGCTCTTCAGCGGCCCGGGCCTCCCGGTCGTTTCGGCCGGCGCGGCCAGCAACGCCGCACCGAGCACGACCGTGCCGCGCGGTAACAGCAACATGACGTACAACGGCCTGTTGCAGGGCTATGGCGCCAGCGGCGTCCAGAACCCGGCCATGCTGCCGATGGTCTGGTCCGGTCGCGGCAAGGCCAACACGGACGGCGCGGTGCTGTCCAACCCGGCGCTGCAGTGCAACGAAGCCAACCTTCCTTGCACGTACGTGCCATACACCGCGGCGTGCGCTTCGACCAAGAACGGTCAGCAGAGCGCGATGTTCGTGGTCAGCGGTTCGCTGTGGGTCTATGGCAAGGGCGCCAACATGGCGTTCACCGACGGCCACTCGAAGTTCCGCACCCTCGGCGCGATCCTCGCCCCGAAGGACACGGACGCCAAGACCGACCCGTACACTCAGTACGACACCAACGGGTTCGGAGCCTCCTACTGGTGGGACGGCTGCCACGCTTGGCTGTTCCGCCCGGACTATAACTTCAACCAGTAAGTCCGGAGACTGGGCCTGGTCGGAGCTTTCGGGCTCCGGCCGGGTCTGGACAACTTCATACGACGGCGAAGCTCCCTTGCTTTGAACCTGATTGAGCGCTGACCGCTCCGAGTTCCCGGTTTTTATGACAAATCGCGGGAACAATCGGTGCGTTCCAGCGATCTTTGTGGTATCAAGTGAGACAGGGCGCGTTCCGCGCGGGAGACCGCACGGGATCCGACCCCGCTTGAAAATCCTCAAGTGAGTGAAGCAATTATGAAACGCCGTGCGTTTACGCTCATCGAGCTTCTGGTCGTGATCGCGATCATCGCGATCCTTGCGGCCATCCTGTTCCCTGTCTTCGCCCAAGCCAAAGAGGCCGCGAAGAAGACGGCGGACTTGTCCAACCACAAGCAGGTCACCCTTGCGTTCATGCAATACCTGCCTGACAACGACGACGTGTTCCCGCTCGGCTTCGGCCCGCGGGGCGACGCCCAGCCGTGGGCCTGGAACTATAACCAGTACTTCCCGCACAACTGGCCTTCGGGAGCAGGCGGCGACGGTTCGTACGCGATCCGTGCGTACACCTCCCCCAGCGCTTGGGCCAACACGATCCAGCCGTATACCAAGAACATCCAGATGTTCAGCGGCCCCGGCCTGCCGATCGTCTCCGGCGGTGCGGTCAGCAACGCCGCCCCGGGCACCGTTCCTAAGGGTACGACCGCGATGACGTACAACGGCCTTCTCATGGCCTATGGCGCCAGCGGCGTCCAGAACCCTGCGATGCTGCCGATGGCCTGGTCCGGTCGCGGCAAGGCCAACGTGGACGGTGCGATCCTTTCGAACCCGGCCCTGCAGTGCAACGAAGCCAACAAGCCGTGCAGCTACGTGCCGTGGAAGTCGGGTTGCGCCAGCACTCGGAACGGCGAGCAGAGCGCGATGTTCACGCTCAGCGGTTCGCTCTGGGTCTACGGCAAGGGCGCCAACATGGCGTTCACCGACGGTCACGCGAAGTTCCGCACCCTCGGCGCGGTCCTCTCTCCGAAGGACACGGACTACAAGACCGACCCCTACACCGGCTATGACGCCACGGGCATCCCGGGCTTCTACTGGTGGGACGGTTGCCACGCTTGGCTGTTCCGCCCAGACTACAACTTCAACAACTAATATAATGTTGAAGGCGGGAGGGCTCGGTGACCGTCTCGGTTGCCGGGCCTGACCGTTTTAGGACACAATTCCAAAGACGGAACTTATCGAAGGAACCTCATGAAGAGACTCATCCTGCTGGCGTTCGCCGGCTTCTTGACCCTCGTCGTCATCGGTTGCGACCAAGCGACCGCCCCGCCTGCTTCGGACTCCGGTAAGGGTTCGTCCGGCGCCAAGCTGCCGCCGGGAGCGCAAGGCAACGCGAACGGCGACATGCCGAAGACCGCAACACCGGAGTGAACCTGATCAGAACGTCCGCACCGTCGGTCCTTCTGACGGTCGTGGCGGCCCTTTCTGCAGGCGGCTGCGGGCCGTCCCAGGAAGAGGCGATCATCGCCAAGAACCGCGCCCGACCCAAGCCGGGTTGGGTGCGGCTCGTCAATTTTTCGTCGAGGCCGCTCGAACTCTGGATGGACAACCGTCCGTCGTCAGGGTCCGTCGCGGCGGGTGCAGCCTCTGGCTATTCCGGCACCAGCCCGAAGGCGCACAAGTTCGTCTTGAAATCGGGCGACACGGAAGTCTTGACCGGCGAAGTCGAAGCCCAATCCGATCTGGGGACCTCGGTGGTCGTCACCGACCAAGGCGGAAAGGTCGCTTTCAAGACGGCCGTCGGCGAACCCAGGATCATTCCCAAAGGCTCGAACAAACTCGTCGTTTTCGACCTCACCGGTAAAGCCGCAGGGTTCGAGGTCAAAGACGAGAACGGCATGACCATCGGCGTCGTCCCGGGCGGACTGTCACAGCCCGGTGAACCGATGACCCTCGAAGCGAACTTCCGGCTCGTGTCCGGCGGCAAGACCTTGGCCACGGCCCAAGTCTTCAACCCGATGGAAGCCAACACCGGTTTCATCCTTCCCGGTTCACCGACCCGGTTCGTCATTTTCGGCAACTCGCCGAAGACCGAACCTCTGAAGACGTCGGACTTCAACTGAAGCCGGGCCCGTCGGCGCTTAAGACTCCCGCCCCCCTCGACCCCGGGCGGGGGTACGATCTGGCAAGCCCGATGAGCACCCACACCTTCATCCCCAGCACCGAGACCGTGTTCGAACGGACGGGCGAAAACACGATGATCGTGAACATGGGGCCCCAACACCCGAGCACCCATGGCGTGCTCCGCGTGATCCTCGAACTCGAAGGCGAAACGATCGTCAGGGCCAAAAACGTCATCGGTTACCTCCACACGGGGATGGAGAAGGAAGCGGAGAGCCAGACCTACCAGAAGTGCGTGGTCATGACCGACCGCATGGACTATCTCAACGCGAACGGCAACAACCTCGCTCACGCCCTCGCCGTCGAGAAACTCTTGGGGATCGAAATCCCTCGCCGGGGCTCTTATCTCAGGGTCGTCCTCGCTGAACTGAGCCGCGTCGCGAGCCACCTTGTCTGGTTGGGGACTCACGCCCTTGACCTTGGCGCCATGACGCCCTTCTTCTACGTCATGCAACAACGGGAGCTGATCCTCGACCTGTTCGAGATGTTCAGCGGCGTCCGGATGATGCCGTCCTGGATCGTGCCGGGCGGATTGAGGGGCGACGCGCCGGAAGGGTTCGAGACCCGGCTCCGCACGTTCTTGGCCGGCTTCCTGAGCGAACTGGAAGTGGTCGAGAACCTCTTGGCCGAGAACGCGATCTGGAAGGAGAGGACCCAAAACGTCGGGATCCTCACGGCAAAGGAGACCTTGGAACTGGGCTGTTCGGGCCCGATCGCCCGGGCCAGCGGCGTCGAGTGGGACCTCCGTAAGAGCAGTCCGTACTGTTGCTACGACGAGTTCGACTTTCAGATCCCGGTGGGCGAAGTCGGGGACGTTTATGACCGCTTCCTCGTCCGCATCGCCGAAATGAAGGAGTCGGTCAAGATCATCACTCAAGCGATCGACGGCCTTCCCGAAGGGCCTTGGAACTCTTCGGACCGGAAGGTCGTGCCGCCCGCCAGGGCCGAGCTCGACAGTTCCATGGAAGCGGTGATCCACCACTTCAAGCTGTGGACCGAGGGATACCGCCCGCCGGTCGGCGAAGCTTATGCCGGAGTCGAAGGCAGTAAAGGCGAACTGGGCTTCTACATCGTCAGCGACGGCACGAACAGGCCATACCGGTGGCACGAACGCCCGTCCAGCTTTATGAACCTGAAGGCGCTCGAAGTGCTGGCCGAAGGCAAGTTGATCGCCGACCTGATCGCCATCATCGGTTCGATCGACATCGTGCTCGGCGAAATCGACCGCTGAGGGATTCTGGACACTGTCGACTATAATGGAAGGCGATGCGCCGCGCCTTCACGCTGATCGAACTCCTTGTCGTGATCGCGATCATCGCCATTCTGGCGGGGATCCTGTTCCCCGTTTTCGTCCAAGCGAAAGAAGCCGCCCGTAAGACGACGGGCATCAACAACGTCAAGCAGGTCGCGCTCGCGACGGTCGGCTACACGGTGGACTGGGACGACACCTACCCGATCATGCAACGCGTCCAGGCGAACGGCGTCGTCCGCTATTACGAGTCGATCGGACTTCCCGCGGGATGGGACTTCAACGGCCAGTTCCGGGACATGGACAACGTCGCCTGGGTCAATTCGGTCCAACCGTACTTGAAGAACTATGCCGTCATGACCCTGAACGGCCAGAACGTCTGGTCGTACAAGGACACCCGCTACGCGAACGCCACCCAGCCCTTCTTCAACGGCTCGGTCTCTTTGAACGGGGTCCTCGCCTCGTATCCGGCGACCGGCGTCGCCAGCCCGTCGAAGCTGACGCTCGTCTGGTTCGGGAACATGAAGGAAGAGATCCGGGGGTACGTGTACACGAACCCGCTCCTGATCTGTAGCCGGATGCCCTGCACGTTCAAAGGCGCGAACACGTTCGGTGACCGCAGCGACTACACCTATGGGTACCTGCGCGGCGACATGCCTCAGAACGAAACGGGTTGGGTCGTCGGACGGGGCATGCCGATGGTGGCGTGCGACGCCCACGTCAAATTCGTACCCTTGAACCCGGGCGGCGCCGAGACCAAACCCGGCGAGATGGTCCGGTCGTACGACCACCCGACAATGGCTTTCGGGAAGAACGGGATGTTGAAGTCCTTCCACACGTGCAAGGACACGCCGACCTCCCACGCCTACTTGAGTTTCTTCCGTCCGGACTCCGAATTCGACTACAACTTCGGTCAGGACGTCCTCTGCCACTGAGCGGTACACTCGAAGGGCGATGTCCGACGTTGTCACGCTCAGCCCTGAACGACCGAAAGCCCCCAGGCCCGAGGAACTGGAGCTGAAGTTCGGCCAACGGGCGTGCGAGGAACTCGAGAAGCTCAAGGGACACTATCCCGACTTGAAGAGCTGCATCCTTCCCTGCCTCTGGATCGCCCAGCGCGAGTACGGCGGATGGCTGCCCCCGGCCGCCGTCGCCGAGGTCGCCCACCGGCTCGGACGCAGTTTTGCAGAAGTCGAGGGCGTGGCCACGTTCTATTCGATGTACAACACCGACCATCTGCCGGGACGCCATCTCATCGAAGTCTGCACTTGCCTGTCCTGCCATTTGTGCGGGGCTTACCGGATCGTCGACCACCTCGAGGACCGGTTGGGCGTCAAGCTGGGCGAGACGACCCCGGACGGCGTGTTCACGATCCATGAGGTCGAGTGCCTGGACGCGTGCGACCGCGCCCCGCTCCTCCAGGTCGGCGACCGTTATGTCGGGCCGGTGACTCCGGAGTCCGTCGACGCGCTGCTCGACGAGTTGAGGGGTCGGGAAGACTCGACGGTGGTCCAACTCGCGGACTCCGTCGTCCAAGTCCACCTCGACAGATAAGCAGTTCGGAAACCTGACAATTCGAACCTAAGGTTCCCGGCCGACGAGAAATCAAGCCCCGTATAAATACGGGAAATGAAACAATTGGCCCGTATTGTGTGTCATTATGGTTGAGGAGGTTTCTCCCATAACATGCGACGCAATGCATTTACTCTCATCGAGCTTCTGGTCGTAATCGCGATCATCGCGATTCTCGCGGCCATCCTCTTCCCGGTCTTTGCCCAGGCTAAGATCGCGGCGAAGAAAACGGCGAGCATCAGCAATCAGAAGCAGTACAACACGGCCGTCCACATGTACCTCACGGACAACGAGGACGTCTGCCCGATCATCCAGTACAACAACACGTACGACGTCCGTGCGGGCGACCAGGCGATCGGCACGATCGTCAACCCGTACATGAAGAACCAGGACATCTGGGCCGACCCGAACAGCCCGATCGGTCGACAGGAGCGCATCCTCAAGGACATGCTCGACCCGACCACCTGGACCGAGCCGACCAAGACGCAGCAGATCCTGTTCAACTTGGCGATCAAGAACGACTACGGCTACAACACGCAGTACTTCAGCGTGATGGGCGCGAACTGCCCTGAGAACGGCGTCACCCTGCCGTTCAAGGCGTTCGGTACGAACCACACCGCCGTCGGCGACCCGGGCAACACCCTGATGTTCGTCAACTCGCTGTGGGACCGCTCTGGCAACGCCGTCGTCGGCGGTGGCAACTGGGGCCTCGACGCTCCGTGCCGCCAGTACAAGGATCCGAACACGGGCGTCATCAAGGACACCTTCCCGGCCCTCCAGGGCGGCTGTACGGGTCGCTGGTGGTGGGGCGGCTGGAACCCGGGCAC
The DNA window shown above is from Armatimonadota bacterium and carries:
- a CDS encoding prepilin-type N-terminal cleavage/methylation domain-containing protein; translation: MKRRAFTLIELLVVIAIIAILAAILFPVFAQAKEAAKKTADLSNHKQVTLAFMQYLPDNDDVFPLGFGLRGDAQSWAWNYSQYFPHNWPSGAGSDGSYAIRAYSSPVAWANTVQPYSKSIQLFSGPGLPVVSAGAASNAAPSTTVPRGNSNMTYNGLLQGYGASGVQNPAMLPMVWSGRGKANTDGAVLSNPALQCNEANLPCTYVPYTAACASTKNGQQSAMFVVSGSLWVYGKGANMAFTDGHSKFRTLGAILAPKDTDAKTDPYTQYDTNGFGASYWWDGCHAWLFRPDYNFNQ
- a CDS encoding prepilin-type N-terminal cleavage/methylation domain-containing protein, whose product is MKRRAFTLIELLVVIAIIAILAAILFPVFAQAKEAAKKTADLSNHKQVTLAFMQYLPDNDDVFPLGFGPRGDAQPWAWNYNQYFPHNWPSGAGGDGSYAIRAYTSPSAWANTIQPYTKNIQMFSGPGLPIVSGGAVSNAAPGTVPKGTTAMTYNGLLMAYGASGVQNPAMLPMAWSGRGKANVDGAILSNPALQCNEANKPCSYVPWKSGCASTRNGEQSAMFTLSGSLWVYGKGANMAFTDGHAKFRTLGAVLSPKDTDYKTDPYTGYDATGIPGFYWWDGCHAWLFRPDYNFNN
- the nuoD gene encoding NADH dehydrogenase (quinone) subunit D, with amino-acid sequence MSTHTFIPSTETVFERTGENTMIVNMGPQHPSTHGVLRVILELEGETIVRAKNVIGYLHTGMEKEAESQTYQKCVVMTDRMDYLNANGNNLAHALAVEKLLGIEIPRRGSYLRVVLAELSRVASHLVWLGTHALDLGAMTPFFYVMQQRELILDLFEMFSGVRMMPSWIVPGGLRGDAPEGFETRLRTFLAGFLSELEVVENLLAENAIWKERTQNVGILTAKETLELGCSGPIARASGVEWDLRKSSPYCCYDEFDFQIPVGEVGDVYDRFLVRIAEMKESVKIITQAIDGLPEGPWNSSDRKVVPPARAELDSSMEAVIHHFKLWTEGYRPPVGEAYAGVEGSKGELGFYIVSDGTNRPYRWHERPSSFMNLKALEVLAEGKLIADLIAIIGSIDIVLGEIDR
- a CDS encoding prepilin-type N-terminal cleavage/methylation domain-containing protein translates to MRRAFTLIELLVVIAIIAILAGILFPVFVQAKEAARKTTGINNVKQVALATVGYTVDWDDTYPIMQRVQANGVVRYYESIGLPAGWDFNGQFRDMDNVAWVNSVQPYLKNYAVMTLNGQNVWSYKDTRYANATQPFFNGSVSLNGVLASYPATGVASPSKLTLVWFGNMKEEIRGYVYTNPLLICSRMPCTFKGANTFGDRSDYTYGYLRGDMPQNETGWVVGRGMPMVACDAHVKFVPLNPGGAETKPGEMVRSYDHPTMAFGKNGMLKSFHTCKDTPTSHAYLSFFRPDSEFDYNFGQDVLCH
- a CDS encoding NAD(P)H-dependent oxidoreductase subunit E, with protein sequence MSDVVTLSPERPKAPRPEELELKFGQRACEELEKLKGHYPDLKSCILPCLWIAQREYGGWLPPAAVAEVAHRLGRSFAEVEGVATFYSMYNTDHLPGRHLIEVCTCLSCHLCGAYRIVDHLEDRLGVKLGETTPDGVFTIHEVECLDACDRAPLLQVGDRYVGPVTPESVDALLDELRGREDSTVVQLADSVVQVHLDR
- a CDS encoding prepilin-type N-terminal cleavage/methylation domain-containing protein, translated to MRRNAFTLIELLVVIAIIAILAAILFPVFAQAKIAAKKTASISNQKQYNTAVHMYLTDNEDVCPIIQYNNTYDVRAGDQAIGTIVNPYMKNQDIWADPNSPIGRQERILKDMLDPTTWTEPTKTQQILFNLAIKNDYGYNTQYFSVMGANCPENGVTLPFKAFGTNHTAVGDPGNTLMFVNSLWDRSGNAVVGGGNWGLDAPCRQYKDPNTGVIKDTFPALQGGCTGRWWWGGWNPGTTGWNEFGGAWPYHAGKAVVGFSDSHAKVLSMSQVARGCDVKTGWGGYVFDRAQYIWDLDN